The Methanosphaera cuniculi genome includes a window with the following:
- a CDS encoding flippase yields MSDKKSKLASGSIIILLGSIILRLGGFIYRFILSRLLSTTGYGIVGLTLPFQNALITAASGGVPPAIAKYVAEYNAIDEEQMVHQIIVTSMKLMIFMAFIAATVMLIISEPVAIGMWNKPEVLMPLRLVALIVPFSVIVGALRGVFQGYYNMLDLFYSKFLEQIFTLMFAVILVLVGWYASGAVLGTALGFLMALVGSYYLYKRDIRDKFITNEFNKIPVREELKILVKLFKFAIPVVITGIAEIFIYDTGTFFIGMFQPIMLAGFYTNASAMSRIPLILANSVSTSILPAASEADSLKDKELLTMYIHQSYRYTAVTTLPVCAIIMVYATPIMTLFFGADYAPGAEALWILVTGMFFFSIYLITSSMCQGLGKPQIPMYTLIVGSIVNIVASFLLIPDYGISGAAVATTIATFVLMILTIVKLTQLSEVHLPYKDLGKIVLAYFIMVVVLWLFPINIIGLILGSIVGLIVYLLLVLAFKALKKDDVVFIEHLVDKTGPLKKYLTPVVSFIYKHAG; encoded by the coding sequence TTGTCTGATAAAAAATCTAAATTAGCCTCTGGTAGTATTATTATACTGCTTGGTTCTATTATTCTTAGATTAGGTGGATTTATTTATCGATTTATATTAAGTAGACTATTAAGTACAACTGGCTATGGAATTGTTGGATTAACTCTTCCATTTCAAAATGCACTTATTACAGCAGCAAGTGGAGGTGTTCCTCCAGCGATAGCTAAGTATGTTGCTGAGTATAATGCTATTGATGAAGAACAGATGGTACATCAGATTATTGTAACATCAATGAAGCTTATGATTTTCATGGCATTTATAGCAGCAACTGTGATGCTTATAATATCAGAACCTGTTGCTATTGGAATGTGGAATAAACCTGAAGTTCTTATGCCTCTTCGACTTGTTGCTCTTATAGTTCCATTTAGTGTTATTGTAGGAGCACTTCGTGGAGTATTTCAGGGATATTATAATATGCTTGATTTGTTTTATAGTAAGTTTTTAGAACAAATCTTCACATTAATGTTTGCAGTTATACTAGTACTTGTTGGATGGTATGCATCAGGTGCAGTTCTTGGAACCGCTCTTGGATTTCTAATGGCACTTGTTGGTTCATATTATTTATATAAGCGTGATATTCGTGATAAGTTTATAACAAATGAATTTAATAAAATTCCAGTTCGTGAAGAACTTAAGATTCTTGTTAAGTTATTTAAATTTGCAATTCCTGTTGTAATTACTGGTATTGCTGAGATATTTATTTATGATACTGGTACATTTTTTATTGGAATGTTTCAACCAATTATGCTTGCAGGTTTCTATACTAATGCAAGTGCAATGTCAAGAATTCCATTAATACTTGCAAATTCAGTTTCAACATCTATCTTGCCAGCTGCAAGTGAAGCTGATAGTCTTAAAGATAAAGAACTTCTAACAATGTATATTCATCAATCTTATCGGTATACAGCTGTTACAACACTTCCTGTATGTGCTATTATTATGGTGTATGCAACTCCTATAATGACACTCTTTTTTGGTGCTGATTATGCACCAGGAGCTGAGGCATTATGGATACTTGTTACAGGTATGTTTTTCTTTTCAATATATCTTATTACAAGTAGTATGTGTCAAGGACTTGGAAAACCACAAATTCCTATGTATACTTTAATTGTTGGATCAATTGTTAATATTGTTGCAAGTTTCCTTCTTATACCTGATTATGGTATATCAGGAGCTGCTGTTGCAACTACTATTGCTACATTTGTATTGATGATTCTTACAATAGTAAAACTTACACAATTATCTGAGGTTCATCTTCCATATAAGGATCTTGGAAAAATAGTACTAGCATATTTTATCATGGTTGTAGTTTTATGGCTATTTCCTATTAATATAATTGGATTAATACTTGGATCAATTGTAGGACTAATTGTATATTTACTTTTAGTACTTGCATTTAAAGCACTAAAAAAAGATGATGTGGTATTTATAGAACATCTTGTTGATAAAACAGGACCACTTAAAAAATACTTAACACCAGTAGTATCATTTATCTACAAACATGCAGGCTAA
- the acs gene encoding acetate--CoA ligase alpha subunit, with product MKDLTGLFNPKSVAVIGASNQEGKIGYIVVDNLKKCGYPGEIYPVNTKADGEILGLKAYKSVLDIPGDVDLVVMSIPARFVNDTLRQCGEKGVTDVITLTAGFKEVGGEGVKLEEEMADIAKEYNMNIQGPNCLGSLDTYTPLNASFAQEMPEAGNIAFVSQSGAMTVAILDWSLSEGIGFSKVVSLGNKVDVSEIDVIEELADDDETKVILGYLEGISEGDRFLEVMRRVTKQKPVIILKSGSSQAGAKAVSSHTGSLAGNDFAFDAAFENCGVMRARSMQDLFDYGLAFSKSELPKGKNIAVVTNAGGGGVLTADKIEELGLELAELSDETKDKLKEVIPDEGSVNNPVDVLGDAPPERYEKTLEIILQEPEIDSVIIMACPTASYKAGEVGDAIVKAKETSDKPIIVVNMGGPAFEEENVTLRKASIPTTIFPETAVNILQMMERYATIKAEDQQSCLDQITDVDYDAAAKIINKAIDEGRNALIGSEAYQVAKAYNISAAPIVLATSAQEAADAAEEMGFPVVLKIASDKILHKTDIGGVVVNVQTKDEAENTYNEIIRKAKEAHPDITPDGVEVQKMMPSGHEVLVGMLRDAQFGPIIGFGMGGIYVNLINDVCFKLGSGINDEVIDDQIDSTKISKLLKGYRGDNPSDIDAVKDTIKRVAKLTMDFPEIKELDINPVFVYEDGCSALDIKITL from the coding sequence ATGAAAGATTTAACTGGATTATTTAATCCTAAGTCAGTTGCTGTAATAGGAGCATCTAACCAAGAAGGAAAAATCGGCTACATCGTAGTTGATAACCTTAAAAAATGTGGATACCCAGGTGAAATATACCCAGTAAACACAAAAGCAGATGGTGAAATATTAGGATTAAAAGCATACAAATCAGTACTTGACATTCCAGGAGATGTAGATCTGGTAGTAATGTCAATTCCTGCAAGATTTGTAAATGACACACTAAGACAATGTGGAGAAAAAGGAGTAACAGACGTAATTACACTAACAGCAGGATTTAAAGAAGTTGGTGGAGAAGGAGTAAAACTTGAAGAAGAAATGGCAGATATTGCAAAAGAATACAACATGAACATTCAAGGTCCTAACTGTCTTGGAAGCCTTGATACATACACCCCACTAAATGCATCCTTTGCACAAGAAATGCCAGAAGCAGGAAACATAGCATTTGTATCCCAAAGTGGAGCAATGACAGTAGCAATTCTTGACTGGAGTTTATCTGAAGGAATAGGATTCAGTAAAGTTGTAAGTCTTGGAAACAAAGTAGATGTTTCAGAAATTGATGTAATTGAAGAACTTGCAGATGATGATGAAACAAAAGTAATACTTGGATACCTTGAAGGAATAAGTGAAGGTGACAGATTCCTTGAAGTAATGAGACGTGTAACAAAACAAAAACCTGTAATAATACTCAAATCCGGTTCAAGCCAAGCAGGAGCAAAAGCAGTATCATCACACACAGGATCACTCGCAGGAAACGACTTCGCATTTGATGCAGCATTTGAAAACTGTGGAGTAATGAGAGCTCGTTCAATGCAAGACTTATTTGATTATGGATTAGCATTCTCCAAATCAGAACTTCCAAAAGGTAAAAATATAGCAGTAGTAACCAATGCTGGTGGTGGAGGAGTACTAACAGCAGATAAAATTGAAGAGTTAGGATTAGAACTTGCAGAATTATCTGATGAAACAAAAGATAAACTAAAAGAAGTAATTCCAGATGAAGGAAGTGTAAATAACCCGGTAGATGTACTAGGAGATGCACCACCTGAAAGATATGAAAAAACACTAGAAATAATTCTACAAGAACCAGAAATTGATAGTGTAATAATAATGGCATGTCCAACAGCATCCTATAAAGCAGGAGAAGTAGGAGATGCAATAGTAAAAGCAAAAGAAACATCAGATAAACCAATTATTGTTGTAAACATGGGTGGACCTGCATTTGAAGAAGAAAATGTAACACTACGTAAAGCATCAATTCCAACAACAATCTTCCCAGAAACAGCTGTAAACATCTTACAAATGATGGAAAGATATGCAACAATCAAAGCTGAAGATCAACAATCATGTCTTGATCAAATAACAGATGTAGACTATGATGCTGCAGCTAAAATTATTAACAAAGCAATAGATGAAGGACGTAATGCTTTAATTGGAAGTGAAGCATACCAAGTAGCAAAAGCATATAACATCTCAGCAGCACCAATAGTACTAGCTACATCAGCACAAGAAGCAGCAGATGCAGCAGAAGAAATGGGATTCCCAGTAGTACTTAAAATTGCATCAGATAAAATATTACACAAAACCGATATTGGTGGAGTAGTAGTAAATGTACAAACAAAAGATGAAGCTGAAAATACATACAATGAAATCATAAGAAAAGCAAAAGAAGCACATCCTGACATTACACCAGATGGTGTAGAAGTTCAAAAAATGATGCCATCAGGACATGAAGTACTTGTTGGAATGCTACGTGATGCACAATTTGGTCCAATCATAGGATTTGGTATGGGTGGAATTTACGTAAATCTAATTAATGATGTTTGCTTCAAACTTGGATCTGGAATTAATGATGAAGTAATTGATGATCAAATTGATTCAACAAAAATAAGCAAACTCCTTAAAGGATACCGTGGAGATAATCCTAGTGATATTGATGCTGTAAAAGACACAATTAAACGTGTTGCAAAACTCACAATGGACTTCCCAGAAATTAAGGAATTAGATATCAACCCTGTATTTGTATATGAAGATGGATGCAGTGCACTTGATATAAAAATAACATTATAA
- a CDS encoding Tex family protein, which yields MIDIEKTIASELNIKPWQANAAITLINEDNTIPFIARYRKEATGGLDDDILRQLDERYDYLKNLEERKSFILNSIDKQGKLTDELRLQIEDTLQMVELEDLYRPYKPKKKTLASKARELGLEPLAITIYDQTLTHSIEEEAEKYITDDVPTIKDALKGANDIIADMISDNAYYRGFIRDITLRRGKIITTAKDENVPSEYEMYYDYQENITDIPEHRVLAINRGEKEKILKVTIDAPLPNIEFFLEDEILINYSDNPESIKYNKYTEEFLKKAMKDSYKRLIGPAIEREIRSKLTSDSEDKSIKVFKKNLEQVLMQAPIRGHRILGWDPAFRTGCKLAVIDEFGKVLDTAVIYPTDPQNKVEEARDIVLDLIYEYNIDLIALGNGTASRESEQVIVDIIKDLDVSYSIVNESGASVYSASDLAREEFPEYDVTERGAISIARRLEDPLSELVKIDPKSIGVGQYQHDMNPKKLDSSLKGIIEKSVNNVGVDLNMASHTLMENVAGISPKIAKNIVAYREDNGSFKSREQLLDVNGIGPKTYEQCAGFMRIYDANNVLDSTCVHPESYDTVFALLSIYGYDISDVKNGGVDIKVDDMEKIAEELGIGVWTLQDILDELKKPGRDPRDKLSGPQLRDDILSIEDLEEGMVLEGVVRNVVDFGAFVDIGVHQDGLVHISELIEDQYIKHPMDVVSIDDIVEVKIIDIDLKRNRISLSMII from the coding sequence ATGATTGATATCGAAAAAACAATAGCATCAGAACTAAATATTAAGCCATGGCAAGCAAATGCTGCAATAACACTAATAAATGAAGATAACACCATACCATTTATAGCAAGATACAGAAAAGAAGCAACAGGGGGACTAGATGATGATATTCTACGTCAACTTGATGAAAGATATGACTATCTAAAAAACTTAGAAGAAAGAAAATCATTCATACTAAATTCTATAGATAAACAAGGAAAACTAACAGATGAACTCAGATTACAAATAGAAGATACACTACAAATGGTAGAACTTGAAGATCTATACAGACCATATAAACCAAAAAAGAAAACACTAGCATCAAAAGCACGAGAATTAGGACTTGAACCACTTGCAATAACAATATATGATCAAACACTTACACATTCAATAGAAGAAGAAGCTGAAAAATACATAACAGATGATGTACCAACAATAAAAGATGCACTTAAAGGAGCAAATGATATTATAGCAGATATGATATCAGATAATGCATACTATCGTGGATTTATACGTGATATAACACTAAGACGTGGAAAAATAATAACAACAGCAAAAGATGAAAATGTACCATCTGAATATGAAATGTATTATGACTACCAGGAAAACATAACAGACATACCAGAACACAGAGTACTTGCAATTAACCGTGGTGAAAAAGAAAAAATCCTAAAAGTAACAATAGATGCACCGCTGCCAAATATAGAATTCTTCTTAGAAGATGAAATACTAATAAACTACTCAGATAACCCAGAATCAATTAAATATAACAAATATACAGAAGAGTTTCTAAAAAAAGCAATGAAAGATTCATATAAAAGATTAATAGGACCTGCTATAGAACGTGAGATAAGATCAAAACTTACAAGTGACTCAGAAGATAAATCAATAAAAGTATTTAAGAAAAATCTTGAACAAGTACTAATGCAAGCACCAATACGAGGACATAGAATACTAGGATGGGATCCAGCATTTAGAACAGGATGTAAACTAGCAGTAATAGATGAATTTGGAAAAGTATTAGATACAGCTGTAATATATCCAACTGATCCTCAAAATAAAGTTGAAGAAGCACGAGATATAGTACTAGATTTAATTTATGAATATAATATTGATCTGATAGCACTTGGTAATGGAACAGCATCCAGAGAATCTGAACAAGTAATAGTTGATATTATAAAAGACTTAGATGTTTCATATTCAATAGTAAATGAATCAGGAGCATCAGTATATTCAGCAAGTGATCTTGCACGTGAGGAATTTCCAGAATATGATGTTACAGAACGTGGTGCAATATCAATAGCACGTCGTCTTGAAGATCCACTATCTGAACTTGTAAAGATAGATCCAAAAAGTATTGGTGTAGGACAATATCAACATGATATGAATCCTAAAAAACTTGACTCATCATTAAAAGGTATTATTGAAAAAAGTGTAAATAATGTAGGGGTTGATCTGAATATGGCATCACATACTCTTATGGAAAATGTAGCAGGAATATCACCTAAGATTGCTAAAAATATTGTAGCATACCGTGAGGATAATGGTTCATTTAAAAGTCGTGAACAACTACTTGATGTAAATGGTATTGGACCTAAAACATATGAACAATGTGCTGGATTTATGAGAATATATGATGCAAATAATGTACTTGATAGTACTTGTGTACATCCAGAGTCATATGATACTGTTTTTGCACTCTTATCTATTTATGGATATGACATATCAGATGTTAAAAATGGTGGAGTTGACATTAAAGTTGATGATATGGAAAAAATAGCAGAAGAACTAGGTATTGGTGTATGGACATTACAAGATATTCTTGATGAACTTAAAAAACCTGGTCGTGATCCTCGTGATAAACTTAGTGGTCCACAACTTCGTGATGATATACTCTCAATTGAAGATTTAGAAGAAGGTATGGTTCTTGAAGGAGTTGTACGTAATGTGGTTGATTTTGGTGCATTTGTAGATATTGGAGTACATCAGGATGGACTTGTTCATATCTCAGAGTTAATAGAAGATCAATATATAAAACACCCTATGGATGTTGTGTCAATTGATGATATTGTTGAAGTTAAAATTATAGATATTGACCTTAAACGTAATCGTATAAGCTTATCTATGATAATCTAG
- a CDS encoding CapA family protein — MSDKPRLNKNSTHTSQSKQKKKNHSLRKKLIMLVILIIILLALLVIVGNPLDNNDDTFTSSSLNSEDKGNLSISITGDVMFGRKTPAVLGEGNPYRYVSNVIGSSDLLIVNTENPFTTSSNAVKPDVPLKASPEYIDLINGTNYTVLSANANNHVFDYGIEGMQDSIENLNSKNIAHIGAGNNKAEATEPFVMEKNGHKITVFNYMDSENFAEYSQEIMPKATDNTPGYSAWDDNESPKQIQQARENGSDFIIVYTHYGNEYSRTPNEKQVDISHKAIDAGADTVVGSHAHVTQGMEVYNGKPIFYNLGNFIFDQSNPATHRAYFVNFDVRGENVTANIYPVDIINYLPHYMDQSSGRALLEELNPQCEQLEITDNGTGIIKFNITNETKK; from the coding sequence ATGAGTGATAAACCTAGATTAAATAAAAACTCCACTCATACATCTCAAAGTAAACAAAAAAAGAAAAATCATTCACTACGAAAAAAACTAATAATGCTAGTAATTCTTATCATAATACTCTTAGCACTATTAGTTATTGTAGGAAATCCACTAGATAATAATGATGATACATTCACATCTTCATCATTAAATAGTGAAGATAAAGGAAATTTATCCATAAGTATTACAGGAGATGTAATGTTTGGACGAAAAACACCAGCAGTACTTGGTGAGGGAAATCCATATAGATATGTAAGTAATGTAATAGGATCATCAGATCTTCTAATTGTAAATACAGAAAATCCATTTACAACCTCATCTAATGCTGTTAAACCTGATGTACCACTAAAAGCAAGTCCAGAATACATAGATCTTATAAATGGTACAAACTACACAGTACTATCAGCTAATGCAAACAACCATGTATTTGACTATGGAATCGAAGGAATGCAAGATTCAATAGAAAATCTTAATTCAAAAAACATAGCACATATAGGAGCAGGTAACAATAAAGCAGAAGCAACTGAGCCTTTTGTAATGGAGAAAAATGGACATAAAATAACAGTTTTCAACTACATGGATAGTGAAAACTTTGCAGAATATTCACAAGAAATTATGCCAAAAGCAACAGATAATACTCCTGGATATTCAGCATGGGATGATAATGAATCACCAAAACAAATACAACAAGCACGAGAAAATGGATCAGATTTCATAATAGTATATACACACTATGGAAATGAATATAGCAGAACACCTAATGAAAAACAAGTAGATATATCACACAAAGCAATAGATGCAGGAGCTGATACTGTTGTAGGTTCACATGCTCATGTAACACAGGGAATGGAAGTATATAATGGAAAACCAATATTTTATAATCTTGGAAACTTCATATTTGATCAAAGTAATCCTGCAACACACAGAGCATACTTTGTAAATTTTGATGTACGTGGTGAAAATGTAACTGCAAACATATATCCTGTTGATATTATTAATTATCTACCACATTATATGGATCAATCAAGTGGACGAGCATTACTTGAAGAACTTAATCCTCAATGTGAACAACTAGAAATAACAGATAATGGAACAGGAATAATAAAATTTAATATAACAAATGAAACTAAAAAATAG
- a CDS encoding sodium-dependent transporter, whose amino-acid sequence MAQATNKWNSSFAFIMAMIGSAVGLGNIWRFSYVVYSNGGGSFFIPYFTAIIIMAIPLLILEYAIGYHFKDSISNILKKIKPKFEYIGWFILVCVFLILTYYMVIIAWDFIYLLLSFFKGWGVAPATYFANNIIVGGDNLKGILEFVLPVSIITIIFWVIVWFISHKDLNDGIGRVVKVLVPMLFLIMAIIVVYALTLPGQMIGLSELFTPNWSSLTNIDIWLAAFGQVLFSLSIGLGITIAYASYLPSNEKLIDKALIVVCSNSGFEIFTAVGVFSILGFMSLNSGIAVSDIATSGSGLLFIVFPEIFNIMGDVAYILGPLFFLCVLFAGLTSALSLMEPLLCSLSYKFGFTRKKSVTIICIIGVLISLIFTTGSGNYILTTTDTFVNEFGILLGVIIQTIIMAWCYGLDRFIPSLSNSSINMGRKWKFFVKNILPFVLLIMWISGVIGIFVSNTPETQFIELILTIIFILVPIILTKLPASDEPKILD is encoded by the coding sequence ATGGCACAAGCTACTAATAAGTGGAACAGTTCATTTGCATTTATTATGGCAATGATAGGTTCTGCTGTTGGTCTTGGAAACATCTGGCGTTTTAGTTATGTTGTATATTCAAATGGTGGAGGATCATTCTTTATACCATATTTTACAGCAATTATTATAATGGCAATACCACTTCTTATTTTAGAATATGCGATAGGATATCATTTTAAAGATTCAATATCAAATATTTTAAAGAAAATAAAGCCTAAATTTGAATATATAGGATGGTTTATACTTGTATGTGTATTTTTAATTCTTACATATTACATGGTAATTATTGCATGGGATTTCATATATTTACTTTTAAGTTTCTTTAAAGGATGGGGAGTTGCTCCTGCAACATACTTTGCAAATAATATTATTGTAGGTGGAGATAATCTTAAAGGTATTTTAGAATTTGTATTACCAGTTAGTATTATAACTATTATATTTTGGGTTATAGTATGGTTTATTTCACATAAAGATCTTAATGATGGAATTGGTCGTGTTGTAAAAGTACTTGTTCCAATGCTATTTTTAATAATGGCAATAATTGTAGTATATGCTCTCACATTACCAGGACAAATGATAGGACTAAGTGAATTATTTACACCAAACTGGAGTAGTCTAACAAACATTGACATATGGCTTGCAGCATTTGGACAGGTACTATTTTCATTATCAATAGGACTTGGTATTACAATAGCATATGCAAGTTATCTGCCAAGTAATGAAAAACTCATAGATAAAGCATTAATTGTTGTATGTTCAAATTCTGGATTTGAAATATTTACAGCTGTAGGTGTATTTAGTATTCTAGGATTTATGTCACTTAACTCAGGAATTGCAGTATCTGATATTGCAACATCTGGATCAGGACTTCTGTTTATTGTGTTCCCAGAGATATTTAATATAATGGGAGATGTAGCATATATACTTGGACCATTATTCTTTTTATGTGTACTTTTTGCTGGTCTTACATCAGCATTATCACTTATGGAACCACTCTTATGTTCTTTAAGTTATAAATTTGGATTTACACGTAAAAAATCTGTGACAATAATATGTATAATTGGTGTTCTCATATCATTAATATTTACAACAGGATCAGGAAACTATATACTTACAACAACTGATACATTTGTAAATGAATTTGGTATACTTCTTGGTGTAATTATACAAACTATTATAATGGCATGGTGTTATGGTCTTGATAGATTCATACCATCACTAAGTAATTCATCAATTAACATGGGACGTAAATGGAAGTTCTTTGTTAAAAACATACTACCATTTGTACTTCTTATCATGTGGATATCAGGAGTAATAGGCATATTTGTATCAAACACACCAGAAACACAGTTTATAGAACTTATATTAACAATAATATTCATACTTGTTCCTATAATACTAACAAAACTACCAGCATCAGATGAACCTAAAATATTAGATTAA